The Pollutimonas sp. M17 sequence CCAGCAAGACGAACATGCCGGCCCCGAAGAACGGGCCAAGAAAATAGCCTGTTCCGCCCAGTATGGACATGAGCACCGGTTCGGCGGACATGGACCAATGCACGAGCTCGGGGCTGGCGATGCGCAGGAACGGCGCCATCAGCCCGCCCGCCAGGCCGGCGAAGGCCCCCGCCAGCGTGAAGGCCGCCAGTCTGTAGCTGCGTACGTTAAGCCCGCAGAACGCGACACGTTCGGGGTTCTGGCGTATGGCGCGCAGGATCAGGCCGAAGGACGAACGGCAGATCAGGTACAGAAGCGCCGTGGCCAGCACGACCAGCGCCAGAACCACGTGGTAATAGACGCTGGGATTGCCCAGGGTCAGATCCAGGCCCAATCCGAACGAAGTGACGCTGAAGCCCGCGATGCCGTCGCTGCCATTGGTGACGGAACGCCACTGATGCACCACGGCGAAGACCATCATGCCGAAGGCCAGCGTGAGCATGGAGAAATACACTTCGTTCAGGCGCACGCTGAAGAATCCGATGACCAGCGCCAGGACCGCGCCCGCCGCGACGGCCACCAGCAGGCAGGCCAGCAGGGGCCATTGCATGCCCTGCAGCAGCAGCGCCGTGGCGTAGGCGCCGATGCCGAAGAAAGCGGCATGGCCGAAGCTGAGCATGCCGGTGTAGCCGAAGATAAGGTTGAAGCTCGCCGCGAACAACCCGAGAATCAGGATCTCGGTGGCGATGAAGATATAGAAATAAGGCGCTATCCAGGGCAAGGCCGCAAGCAGAACGAGCAAGACGACAAGCGCCAACGGGGTCAGTGTGTTTTTCATAGGGTAGCCCCCTTCCCCATCAGGCCGTGGGGCTTGAGCAGCAGGACGACGGCCATGCCCACGAAAGGCAGGATGAGATTGATTTCAGGCAGGAAGCGGCCGCCCAGCCCATGGATGAGGCCCAGCACGATGGCGCCCAGCAAGGCGCCCGGGAAGCTGCCCAGCCCGCCAATGACGACGACGATGAAGCTTTCGATGATGATCTTGTCGCCCATCCCCGGGTCGATGGCGCGCATGGGCGCGGCGACCACGCCCCCCACCGCGGCCAGCCAGGCGCCGAAAGCGAACACGGCGGTAATGACCAGCTTGGTGTTGATGCACAGCGCCTGCGCCATTTCGCGGTCCAGCGCGGCCGCGCGCATGATCTTGCCCGCCCGCGTGCGATTGAACAGAAACCACAGGCCGCATACGAAGACCAGGCCCACCCCCACCACGAACAGGCTGTAGACGGGATAGGTGACCCCGCCCGGCAAGGCCACCGTGCCTTGCAGCAGGGACGGCGGATCGACGACGTGTATGCCCGTGCCCCATACCAGCCGCACGGATTCGTTGAGGATCAGCAACAACGCGAAGGTCAGCAGCAGGCTGTCGGAGATCTCGCGCTGGTAGATGAAGCGCAGCATCAGCCTGTCGATGAGCACCGCCAGTGCGGCCACGCCCAGCGGCGCCACCAGCAAGGTCAGCCAGAATGGCAGGCCCCACAGGATGATGCACGAGTAGGCCAGATAGGCCCCCAGCATGTACAGCGCCCCATGGGCGAAATTGATGACGTTCAAAACGCCGAAAATGATGTTCAGTCCGATGGCGATAACGAACAACAACAAGCCGATATCCAGACTGTTGAGCAAAGCCAAACCGATACTGCTCATGACGCCCCCTCAGTGATTGCGCCGCCCCTGTGCCTGCCGGCCGGGGACGGCGCTGCCTTCCCGCGAACTATCGTATGGATCAGAGCTTGCAGGCGGGATCGACGGGCGGCGTGATTTTTTCGCCGTCGAAGAACTGCACTTCGGTCAATGAACGGATCTTGTCCTGTGTGTTCATGGCGCCCGTACGCCCCCAGGTCGGCCCGATGAGCGCCTGGTTGTCGCCCTTGCGCAGCGTCAGGGTGCCGGTCGGAGCGGGTATGCTCAGGCCTGACAGCGCCTGGGCCACCGCCTTGCCGTCGACCTTGCCGGCCTTCTCGATGGCCGCCTTGTAGGCATGCACGGCCACATAGGCCCCTTCGGCGTTGTAGCTGGGCGGCGTGCCGTAGTTCTTTTGATAGGCGGCGACGAATTTCTTGTTGAGCTCGTTGTCGTGGGCGCCATACCAGTAGCGCGTGCCCAGCCATACGCCCTCGGGCATCTGCTCGCCCAGCGCCGACATCACTTCGGTCGCCGCGCCCACGGTCATCAGCACCTGGAAGCCCTGCTTGAAGAAGCCGCGGTTATTGGCCTGGCGGACGAAGTTGACCAGGTCCCCGCCCCACAGGGAAATCAGCACGCCATCGGGCTTGTTCTCCATGACCCCATTGATGAAGGGGGTGAAGTCCTCGGCGCCGAATCGGGGAAACGCCGTTTCGCTCATGAGCTGGGCATCGGGCATCTGCTCTTTCAGATACTTGCTGAAGAATTCCCAGGACTGATGGCCGAAGGCGTAATCGGGGCCTATGGTGGTCCACTTCTTGGCGCCGGTCTTTGCCGCAATGGCCGCCGCCCCGGACATGTTCTGATGGACGTTCACGCTGATGCGGTAGGTGTAGGCATTACACAGCTTGCCCGTCACGTCGGGGGTCGCCGCATGGGTGATGATGAAGGGCTTGCCCAGTTCGGGCAGCACGGGCACCAGGCCCTGCGCGACGCCGGAGCTGTCCAGTCCCATCAGGATGTCGGCCTTGTCCTGGTAGACCAGCTTGCGCGCCGCCTGGATGGCCACGGCGGCCTTGCCCTGGCCGTCTTCCAGCTGCAGCGTCAGCTTGCGCCCCAGCACGCCGCCGGATGCGTTGATTTCATCCATGGCCAGCTTGATGCCCTGCTCGGCGAATTTCCCGTAGGTGGCGGCGCTGCCCGACATGATGTAGATGGCGCCTATCTTGATGGGCTCTTCGGCCGCCTGGGCCGGCGCCGCCGCGAACGCGCCGGCCAGAGCCAGCGCCAAAAGGGGTCGTTGAGATAGAAACTTGAACATGCGAATGTCTCCTGGATAGTTATGGTGTGCTACATGTTGATCCTTCGTTTCACATCTGTTGCCAAGCCTGCATAATCGATAGCCTTTACCTCCCTTGCGTACTGTCTTCCCGCGAACCGGACCCGCCCTCCTGCGCCAGCTGCTCGCGCAGAAGGTTTTTGCGGATCTTCCCTGTGGAAGTCTTGGGTAGCTCGCCAAAGACGACTTTACGGGGCGCTTTGTAGGAAGCCATATTGGCTTTGCAAAACGCGATGATCTCCTGCTCGTCCGCTGCCTGCGCGGCGTCCTTCAGGGCGACGAAGGCGCAGGGCGTTTCGCCCCACTTGTCGTCCGGCATGGCCACCACCGCCGCCTCGAGCACCCGGGGATGGCGGTACAGGACTTCTTCGACTTCCTGGCTGGAGATGTTTTCCCCGCCCGAAATGATGATGTCCTTGGCCCGGTCTTTTATTTCGGCATAGCCGTCGGAATGCATGACGGCCAGGTCGCCGCTGCGGAACCAGCCGCCCCGGAACGCCTCCCGGGTCGCCGCTTCGTTCTTCAGATAGCCCTTCATGAGCGTATTGCCGCGCATGACCAGTTCGCCCAGGGTCTGCCCGTCGCACGGAGCCATGGCGCCGTCGTCCAGGCGGGCGACGGCCAGGTCGTCGATGGCGAACAGGCCCACGCCCTGCCTGGCCATCTTCCGCGCCAGATCGTCGGTGGACAGCGACGCCCATTCGTTCTGCCAGACGCACAGGGTGGACGGTCCGTAGGACTCGGTAAGGCCATACAGATGGGTGATGCCGAAACCGATTTCCTGAGCGCGGCGTATGACCGGACTGGGCGGAGCCGCGCCGCCCAGCGCGAACTGCACCGGGCTGGACAGGGCCTGGCCGCTGTTGTGGAAGTCGTTGAGCAGCATATTGAGCACGATGGGCGCGCCGCACATGTGCGTGACCTTGCAGCGTTCGATGCGTTCCAGGACATGATCCGACTGAACCTTGCGCAGGCAGACATGCGTGCCGCCCACCGCCGTGATGGCCCAGGTATAGGACCAGCCGTTGCAGTGGAACATGGGCAGCGTCCATAAATAGACGGTATCGGCCGTCATGTTGAAAGCCATGGCATTGCTCAGCGCGGCCAGATAGGCGCCCCGGTGGTGGTACACGACACCCTTGGGATTGCCGGTCGTGCCCGAGGTGTAATTCAGCGCGATGGCATCCCATTCGTCGCCGACCTTTTGCCATTGGAAATCGGCATCGCCCGCTGCGACCAGGCTTTCGTAATCCAAGCTGGAAAAGCCTTGCGAGGCGCCCGCCTGGCGAACAATGGCGACGCATGCGGGCGGCGACGCCATGCCCTGTACGGCCTGCTTGAGCAGCGGTTCGAATTCGGTGTCGTAGAACAGCAGGCGCGATTCGCCATGCTCGAGGATGAAGCGCAAGGTGGCCGGGTCCAAGCGGGTATTCAGGGCGTTCAGCACCGCGCCGAGCATCGGGACGGAGTAATGGCACTCGAGCAGCTCGTGTGTATTGAAGCACAGCACCGACACGGTGTCGCGGGCCTTGATGCCCATGCTGTCCAGGGACGAGGCCATGGCGCGGCATCGCCGATAAAACTGGCTGTACGTCAGCGTCATGTCGTCATCGACGATGGCGGCCTTTTCGGGGAAGACGTGCGCCGACCTCTGCAGGAAGCTGACGGGCGTAAGGCTTGAATAATTGGCGGGGTTCTTGTCCAGCCCCTGGCGGTATTTATCGTCCATCGCGCCCCCTATCGATCCGGATGCCTGGGATTGGACAGCAACAGCTTGGCGCGCGTCAGCGTCAGCAGCAGTTGATGCAGGCGGGCGGAGTCCGCCCCGCGGACGGCGCGCTTGCGTATCTGCGCGGCCAGGGCATGCTCGGTGGGCTCGACCGCATCGCCCTGGCCGATGTCGGCAAGGAAGCGCTGGATCTCGCGACGGGCGGCCCGGTCATCGGCCGCATGCGGCGCCAGTTCACGCGAGGCGATCGCCATCGCATTGGCGACCATGAGCGCCTCGTAGGCTTTTTCGCCGGGCAGCAAAGGCAACAGCTCGTCGAGCAGTGTGCGCCGGGCCACGTCCAGCAGTTCGTTTCCGTAAGGCCGGTTATTCATGCAGTCTCCCGCCGGTGGATATGGTCGAGCAGGTCGAACTCGATTTCGGGCAGCAGCCGCCCGGTCAGCGCCAGCTCCAGCGAAGCCTCGCCGCCGGAAATATGGCGCCGGGCCTGCTGCAAGGCGATGATGGCCCAGCGCGTCATGCCCATGGCTTCCCAATAGAGCACAGTATCGCCATCGACCGGATGGCCGGCCGCCTGTCCATAGGCGGCGAACAGATCCGCCTTGTGCCCGATTCCGCCGACCTCCTTGTCGTTGACCCCGAAGCGCCAGCTTTTGGCGCACAGCCACCCCAGGTCTTCGTAGGGATCGCTCCAGGCGGCGAACTCCCAGTCGAGAATGCCGGTGACCTTCCCCTGATCGACCATGTAATTGCCGCTGCGGAAATCGCCATGGCACAGGACGATGCCCGCGCTTTGCGGCGCATTGTCCTCCAGCCAGTTCAGGGACCATTCCAGCACCGGGTGCGGCTCCGGTATGCGGTCCAGCGCCTGGCGGTAGGCATGTATGCGCCACAACGCCGGGGAAGCCTGCGGCACGGGAAGAAAGTCCAGTCTTGCGTCGGGCGGGCGCAGCGCATGCAGGCGGGCCAATTCGCGGCCCAATTGCCCGACGATATTTGCGGCCTCCCGCTCGTCCCGCGGCTCGCGCACCAGTTGTCGTCCCTGCGCCAGGCCCGGCACGCGGGCCATGACGCAGAACACATGGCCGATGACTGATGTATCGGTGCACAGCCATAGCGGCTCGGGCACCGTCACCCCGGCCTGATGAGCCGCCCGCAAGACCTGGAATTCCTGCTCGCGGGCAAGGCTGGCATCGACCTTGGACGGCGAATCGCTGCGCACGACCAGGTCCAGCCTGCCCGGCCGGCTGCCGCCGGCGCATTCCACAGAGAGGGCGTAGTTGCTTTGTATGGCGCCGCCCGCCAGGCGCGAGAAGGCCAGCGGCTCGACGTGCCGCGCGCCTGTCCGCTGCCGGACATAAAGCGTCAATGCGCGCTGTATGTCGTCCGGGCTCATCTGCCCTCCCTTGGCGTGGTCGAAGCCGGGTCGCATGCCGAGCCTAGCCCCATTTCCAGAACGAGTCGCCCTCATTCATCATCTGCCGGGACAAGACCATTTTATGCACCTCGGACGCCCCATCCACCAGCCGCGCCTGGCGTGCATAGCGGTATATCCATTCGAGCCGCGTATCTTTCGAATAACCCCGGGCGCCGCACAGCTGGATGGCGGTATCGACGGACTGTTGCAAGACATTGGCCACCGCCACCTTGGCCATGGAGACTTCCTTGCGGGCGAAGTCGCCCTGATCGAGCTTCCAGGCCGCATGCATGGTCAGCAATCGGCCCGTCTGGATCGCCATGGCGGCCTCGCCCAGCATCCATTGCACGCCCTCGCGGTCGGCGAGGCGTGAACCGAAGGCTTCCCGGTGGCCGACATACTCGGCGGCGATCTCGAGCGAACGCTTGGACAGGCCCAGCCAGCGCATGCAATGAGTCAGGCGCGCCGGCCCGAGGCGGATCTGCGTGAGCTTCAGGCCGTCGCCGACCTCCATCAGGCGGTTTTCATCGGGTATGGCCAGCCCGTCGAAACGCAGTTCGCAATGCCCGCCATGTTCTTCGGGGCCCATGATGGGTATGCGCCGGACGATTTCCCAGCCCGGATCGTCTTTATGGAACAGGAAGGCCGACAAGCCCTTGCGCGCGTCATCGGAGGTGCGCGCAATGAGTATGAAATGGGTGGCGGCGGCCGCGCCGGTGATGAAATGCTTGACGCCGTTGACGACCCAGCGATCGCCCTTGCGCTCCGCGGTGGTCTGCATCATGGCCGGATCGGACCCCGAACCCGGCGCGGGTTCGGTCATGACGAAGGACGATTGCACCCGGCCATCGACGATGGGCTGCAGCCAGCGTTTTTTCTGGGCTTCTGTGGCGACCTTGTTCAGCACCATCATGTTGCCGTCGTCGGGCGCCGCCGAATTGAACACCACCGGCCCGAATATGGACCGGTTCATTTCTTCGTAGCAGGCTGCCATTTCGGCCATGCCCAAGCCCTGCCCGCCCCTTTCCACGGGCATTTGCAGGCACCACAAGCCTTGCTTGCGGGCTTTGTCGCGCATGCGCTCGAGCAAGGAGGCATCGATGTTTTCGTGCTCGTCGTAGGAGTCGGCATGATCCTCGAGAGGAAGAAGCTCGCGCTCGACAAAAGCCTTGATGCGGCTGCGGTAGTCTTCGCCCCGGGGCGACAAGGTAAAGTCCATGTGGCTGGCCTTATTTAAAGAGAAGACTGCAAATGACCGCCGTCCACCACGATGGAACTGCCGGTCATGTAAAGGGAGGCATCGGATGCAAGCAGCAGCAAGGCGCCATCCAGGTCTTGCGGCCTGCCCAGTCGACGCTGGGGAATGCGCCGTATCAGGGCCTGCCCCGCTTCCGATGCGAAAAAATCGCTGTTCAGACTGGTTTCTATGTATCCCGGAGCCAGCGCGTTGACCCGGATGCCATGGCGGGCCCATTCGAGCGCCATGGCTCGGGTCATGTGCTCCAGCCCCGCCTTCGACGCGGCATAAGGCAAGACGGCGGCGGCCACACGATGCCCCAGTATGGATGTGACCGTGATGATGGAACCGGGCCTGCCGGCGTCCGCCAGACGGCGGGCGGCCTGCCGGCACACCAGCCAGCTGCCTTTCAGATTGGTGTCGACCACCTGCGACCATTCGTCGAACGGGATGTCGAGCGCCTTTTTGTTGACCGCCACGCCGGCGTTGCAAACCAGGACATCGACACCGCCGCAAAGCGACCAGGCCTCGTCAAAGGCTTGCTCCACACTGGCGGGGTCGCCGACATCCATGTGCACCGGATGCGCGGTAATGTGGTTGCTGTGCAGCCGGGCCGCCAGCTCCTTCAGGGGCTGGAGACGGCGGCCGGCCAGGACGACGGTTGCGCCGGCGTGGCCCAGGGTGCCCGCGAAGTGCGAGCCCAGCGCCCCGGCCGCCCCGGTTACCAGCGCGACCTTGCCATCCAAGCGGAATCCGACATCCATTTCAGCCTCCCCTCTTCTTTGGCCAAAGAATAGAACGACCGTTCGATAATGTCAACGAATCGGGATGCAACTCATGGAAGACGGGGAGTTTTGCCTCTATACTTTCCTGCCCCCTGTCATCCGGTGTTTGCATGATCGCACGCATACCCCAGCTTCAGCGCTTTCTTTACAGCCACTATTTTTTCGGCGGCCTGCGGCAGGCCATAGGCGTGCTGCTTCCCGCCCTGATCCTGATGGGCGTGTTCCAGATGTACAGCGTGGGCATGATCGCCGCCATCGGCGCCGCCTGCGTGGCCATCATCGACCAGCCAGGCGGACCGCGGCGCTACGGCACCAATGGCATGCTGGCCGCCATCCTGCTGGGGTCGGCGACTGCCGCCGTGACCGGACTCGCGTCCTCGCACAGCCTGCTCATCTGGCTGGTGGTGCCCTGCCTGTGCTTTCTGTTTTCAATGTTCACGGTGTTCGGCAAGCAAGGCGGACTGCTGGGCTTTGCCTGCCTGCTGATCATGACACTGACCATGCGCGTGCCGCTGGATCCGCATGAAGTGCTCCAGCACACGGTTTATTCCTTCCTGGGCGGCGTCTTCTATTTTGTGTTCAGCTTCGCGGCCCACCGGCTGCTTTGGCATCGAGAGGAATTGCAGGCCCTGTCCGTCGCCCTGTTCGCGACCGCCGATTACATGGCCGCCAGGTCCCGCTTCTACGATGTGAATTCCGACCTGGACGAAAGCTATCGTCTTTTGATCCATGCCCAGTCGGCCATGACCGACAAGCATCAAGCGGCGCGCGACACGGTGCTGCGCGAGCTGCCCAAGGGCAGAGGCCGGGCCGATCGCCTGCGCACGGCATCGCTGAACATCTTCATCGACATGGTCGCGCTGCTGGACAGCCTGGTCGCCACGCATACCGACTATGCCACGCTGCGCCGCACCCTGCCCAACAGCGACGTGCTGATCTTCAGCCGGGATGCGCTGCGCAAGCTGTCCATCAACGTATCGGCCATCGCGTTCAATGTCGCGCGCAACCGGCATGTGAAGGAGCGCAACAGCGTGAAGGCCGAGCTGCGCGCCATCGAATACGAACTGGAAAAATACCGCGAAGGCGGACTGGCCGACGGCGACCCCGAGGTCTATGCCCTGTTGGTGCAGGTGCTGCGCCGCTTGCGCAATGCGACGCGCCTGGTCGACCGCATGGCCGGGCATCTGAGCGGCAGCGGCAATACCGAACTGGTGGATATGCGCCTGGACAAGTCGCTGGACCGATTCCTGTCGCGCAAGACCTGGCGCCTGGGCATGCTGACCAGCAACCTGCGCATGGATTCCTCGCATTTCCGCTATGCCTCCCGCGTGGCGATCGCCGCCTTGCTGGCCATGACGCTTTCAGCGGCGCTGTCGCACACCCCCATCCTTGGAAGCATGGGATCCGGGCTCAGCGCCCACAGCTATTGGATCGTCCTGACGGTGCTGGTGGTCATGAAGCCCGGCTTCGCCCTGACGCGCCAGCGCAACGGCTGGCGACTGGTGGGAACCCTGATAGGCTGCGCCCTGGCCCTGGTGCTGTTCAACGTCACGCATAGCCCCGATGTCTATCTTGCCGTCCTGGTCGTGACCTGCGTGCTGGGCTACAGCCTGATACAGGTGAATTTCATGGCAGCGGCCATCTTCAACACCTTGTTCGTGCTGCTGGTCTTCCACTTCCTGTCGCCCACCACCAATGCCGTCATAGGGGAAAGGCTGGTCGACACCTTCATAGGATGCGGGCTGGCGCTCCTGTGCAGCTACATCCTGCCTTGGTGGGAACACGGCTTCATGGCTTCGCTGGCCAGGGCCGCCAGGAAATCGAACCAGGCATTCCTGAAGACCGGGCTGCGCTACGCCGAGCTGACACGCGCTCAGGCAGCGGCGCATGCGGCGCGGAACAGCCAGCCGCAAAGGGAAACGCAGGGAGACGGCGCCACTGTCGAACCGGCAGCCATCGAAGGGCTGGATACCCAGCAGCACGAAGCGGAAGTCCGCTGGCGCGTGGCGCGCAAGAACATGCATATCGCCTTCGGCAATTTCGCGGCGGCCTTCTACCGGATGATGGACGAGCCGATCAAGCGCCAGAACAACGTTCCGGAACTGAACAACCTGCTTATCCAGAACCACGTCCTGGCGTCGCAAATCACCTCGGCCATACCTATTCTGGCCGGGCTCGATCACGTACCCGAGGGCATACGAAAATCGCTGGAAGCGGTCGAGCTGTATCTCGACGACAAGGATGCCGACCCGCCCGCCTCGATAGAAACCGAAGGCGAACTGGCGGCCCTGGCCTATCCATTGCGGCAGATGGTCAAGGCTGCGCAATTGATACGGCAGGAGATGCGCGGCCTTGAAACCGCCGGCAGCGGTTCATAGGGGCCGCCCTTCCTATCGCCTGCTTCGCAACTGACGACAAGCCGGGCCTGCGCGGCGCGGCATGGCCCCGCCCATGCCTCCTCTTGCATCAGCCCTGCTTGCGCCTGAATACCAGCTTATCGACGCTGGATTCGGCGGCGGCATAGGCGTAGCCTTCGCTGGCAAAGCCCTGCAAAGCGTCCACCGCCGAGATTTTATTTTCAATGACATGGCGGGCCATCAGGCCACGCGCCCGCTTGGCATGGAAGCTGATCACTTTCCAGGCGCCGTTCTTGTAGTCCTGGAAGACGCATTGCACCACCCGGGCCTGCAGGGTTTTCAGGTCCACCGATTTGAAATACTCTTCGGATGCAAGGTTCAGCACCACCCGCGCCTTTTTCGCGCCCGGCATCGCATCCAGGCGTTCATTCAGGTGGGCGGCAATCGAACTGCCCCAGTATTCGTACAGATTCCTGCCCTTGCCGGTTTCCAGCCGCGTGCCCATTTCAAGCCGATAGGGACGCATCAGGTCCAGGGGCCTGAGCACGCCATACAAGCCGCTAAGCAGCGCCAGGTGTTCCTGCGCCCACTTGAGCTGCGCATCCGACAAGCTGGGCGCATCCAGGCCTTCATAGACATCGCCGTTGAAGGCCAGCACGGCCTGACGTGAATTGGTCTGATCGAATTGCGGCTTCCAGGCGGCATAGCGGTCTACGTTCAGCCTGGCCAATGCCTCGCTGATCTTCATCAAGTCGGCCACTTCGGCGGCGGACTTTTTCTTCAGCACCTTGATCAGGCCGGCCGCCTGATCCGCGAACAAGGGTTGCGTATGCAAGGTGGTGCGCACAGGCGTATCGTAGTCCAGCTTTTTCGCCGGCGACAGGAGCAACAGCATTATGATTTCCTTCAATGATGGGTATCAGGCGCCGCCGGCCGCAACCGGCGGCCACGATCGCCATGAGGCGGCGCCCTGCTTCGCGGGTATCCCTACCCTTGCGCAGTCGGCTAGCGGGCCGTCCAGCCGCCGTCCAGGGTCAAGGTCGTGCCTGTCATCTGGTCGGCCGCTTCCGAACACAGGAATACCGCCGCGCCCGCCAATTGCTTGGGCGTGACGAACTGCAGGGAGGGCTGCTTCTCGGCCAGCAGCTCTTTGGCCGCGGTTTCGATGTCGGATCCATTCTTTTGCGCCAATGCTTGGATCTGTTTTTCCACCAGCGCCGTGCGCACCCATCCCGGGCAGATGGCATTGCACGTGACGCCATTGCCGGCGTTCTCCAGGGCCGTGACCTTGGTCAGGCCGACCACGCCATGCTTGGCCGCGACGTAAGCGGATTTGTTGACCGATGCCACCAGGCCGTGAGCCGAGGCGATGTTGATGATGCGGCCCCAACCCTGCTTCTTCATGTGCGGTAGGGCGGCTGCCGTGCCATGGAAAACAGCCGAAAGATTCAGGGCGATGATGGCGTCCCAGCGATCGACCGGAAAATTCTCGATGAGGTCGGTATGCTGGATGCCGGCGTTGTTGACCAGAATGTCGATGCCGCCCAGCGCCTTGGCGGCCGCATCGATGAATTCGCGCGTCGCGCCCGCCTGCATCAGGTCGGCATTGATGTAATGCGCCTTGACGTCGAACTCCAGCTCGATATTGACCCGCTCTTTTTCAATGGCGGCGGGATCGCCGAAGCCGTTGATGATCACATTGGCGCCATTGGCAGCAAACTCGCGGGCCATGGCCAAGCCTATGCCGCTGGTCGAACCTGTAATGACTGCATGTTTACCTGTAAGCATGTCGTTCCTTTCTTATCGGGTCGAAAAAGCCCTGCATTCCGGCATTAGTTTACCGCCCGATGCAGCCTTCCCCGGCAGTGGCCAGGCTGATTATGATTTTTTTTATTTCCTTGCTAGAATAGCGGACTTGCCTACTTGGGCCGCTTGATCTTCGACCAGACCTCAAGCAATGGCCTTGCCGGCAATGGCAGTAAAAACGCAGTAAACAGGACAGGTGGCAGAGTGGTCGAATGTACCTGACTCGAAATCAGGCGTACGGTAACCCCGTACCGTGGGTTCGAATCCCACCCTGTCCGCCATGAATTCGCCCGCAACTGCGGGCAACAGTAGAAAACCCGCAATGTTTGCCGACATTGCGGGTTTTTACGTCTGTATGCCGCAGGCAAGCGCCGCGCGGTGCGTGGCCCTTGCCGCATGCCTGGGCTGCATTCCGCCCAGGGCGCACCTGCCGGCTAAGGGCGCTTCATGGCGCAGGTGGTGGGCAGCTCCGCTTCCGTAGCGGGAATCACCTCGTCCGTACGCCAGCCAAAGCCCGTTCCTTCCTGGTCAAGCTGTACCGTGGTGCCGTTCGTTTTCGACCACGTTGCAACATACAGGGGCTGCTGCAGTTGATGATCGCTGGCGCGCATCGTCGCTTTCCCTCCGGACAGGCTGTCGACCTCCATGCCTTCCATGGCGCGCGCCACCTCGACGGGTTCGGTGGAGCCGGATTTTTTGATGGCCTTCGAAAGCAGCTCCACGGCGGGATACGCCTGCATCCAGGTCAAGTCGTCGTTGTGCTTTTTCTTGAATCCTTCGACAAGCTCGCGTCCCTTATAGCCTTCGTTATTGACGTTGCCAACACCAACGTACTTCACGCGATCAAGCCCACTCTCACCCATGGCTGTCGGCGCCCCCTTCAGCACCGCATAATAGGTATAGAAGTTGGCGTCCAGCCCTGAAGCGCGTGCGGCACGAATCAGCAGGGCCAGATCAGAGCCCCAGTTGCCGGTGATGATGGTGTCGGCGCCCGAAGCGATGATTTTCGCCACATAAGGCGAGAAATCCTTGACCTCGCCAATGGGGTGCAGGTCGTCGCCCACGATCTGGACGTCAGGACGCTTCTCGGCTAGCATCTTCTTGGCTGACGCACTGACCGAACGCCCGAACGCGTAGTTCTGCCCAATGATGTAGACCTTCTTGACGTCCTTGTTCTTGGCCAGGGTGTTGACCAACGCCTGCATCTTCATGTCGACGTTGGAGTCGACGCTGAAATGCCAGAAGCTGCACTTGCCGTTGGTCAGGTCGGGGTCGATGGCCCCGTGGTTGATGTACAGGACTTCCTTCCCGGGATTGCGCTCATTATGTTTGTTGATGGCGTCGACC is a genomic window containing:
- a CDS encoding acyl-CoA dehydrogenase family protein is translated as MDFTLSPRGEDYRSRIKAFVERELLPLEDHADSYDEHENIDASLLERMRDKARKQGLWCLQMPVERGGQGLGMAEMAACYEEMNRSIFGPVVFNSAAPDDGNMMVLNKVATEAQKKRWLQPIVDGRVQSSFVMTEPAPGSGSDPAMMQTTAERKGDRWVVNGVKHFITGAAAATHFILIARTSDDARKGLSAFLFHKDDPGWEIVRRIPIMGPEEHGGHCELRFDGLAIPDENRLMEVGDGLKLTQIRLGPARLTHCMRWLGLSKRSLEIAAEYVGHREAFGSRLADREGVQWMLGEAAMAIQTGRLLTMHAAWKLDQGDFARKEVSMAKVAVANVLQQSVDTAIQLCGARGYSKDTRLEWIYRYARQARLVDGASEVHKMVLSRQMMNEGDSFWKWG
- a CDS encoding SDR family NAD(P)-dependent oxidoreductase codes for the protein MDVGFRLDGKVALVTGAAGALGSHFAGTLGHAGATVVLAGRRLQPLKELAARLHSNHITAHPVHMDVGDPASVEQAFDEAWSLCGGVDVLVCNAGVAVNKKALDIPFDEWSQVVDTNLKGSWLVCRQAARRLADAGRPGSIITVTSILGHRVAAAVLPYAASKAGLEHMTRAMALEWARHGIRVNALAPGYIETSLNSDFFASEAGQALIRRIPQRRLGRPQDLDGALLLLASDASLYMTGSSIVVDGGHLQSSL
- a CDS encoding FUSC family protein, with translation MIARIPQLQRFLYSHYFFGGLRQAIGVLLPALILMGVFQMYSVGMIAAIGAACVAIIDQPGGPRRYGTNGMLAAILLGSATAAVTGLASSHSLLIWLVVPCLCFLFSMFTVFGKQGGLLGFACLLIMTLTMRVPLDPHEVLQHTVYSFLGGVFYFVFSFAAHRLLWHREELQALSVALFATADYMAARSRFYDVNSDLDESYRLLIHAQSAMTDKHQAARDTVLRELPKGRGRADRLRTASLNIFIDMVALLDSLVATHTDYATLRRTLPNSDVLIFSRDALRKLSINVSAIAFNVARNRHVKERNSVKAELRAIEYELEKYREGGLADGDPEVYALLVQVLRRLRNATRLVDRMAGHLSGSGNTELVDMRLDKSLDRFLSRKTWRLGMLTSNLRMDSSHFRYASRVAIAALLAMTLSAALSHTPILGSMGSGLSAHSYWIVLTVLVVMKPGFALTRQRNGWRLVGTLIGCALALVLFNVTHSPDVYLAVLVVTCVLGYSLIQVNFMAAAIFNTLFVLLVFHFLSPTTNAVIGERLVDTFIGCGLALLCSYILPWWEHGFMASLARAARKSNQAFLKTGLRYAELTRAQAAAHAARNSQPQRETQGDGATVEPAAIEGLDTQQHEAEVRWRVARKNMHIAFGNFAAAFYRMMDEPIKRQNNVPELNNLLIQNHVLASQITSAIPILAGLDHVPEGIRKSLEAVELYLDDKDADPPASIETEGELAALAYPLRQMVKAAQLIRQEMRGLETAGSGS
- the yaaA gene encoding peroxide stress protein YaaA — encoded protein: MLLLLSPAKKLDYDTPVRTTLHTQPLFADQAAGLIKVLKKKSAAEVADLMKISEALARLNVDRYAAWKPQFDQTNSRQAVLAFNGDVYEGLDAPSLSDAQLKWAQEHLALLSGLYGVLRPLDLMRPYRLEMGTRLETGKGRNLYEYWGSSIAAHLNERLDAMPGAKKARVVLNLASEEYFKSVDLKTLQARVVQCVFQDYKNGAWKVISFHAKRARGLMARHVIENKISAVDALQGFASEGYAYAAAESSVDKLVFRRKQG
- a CDS encoding 3-hydroxybutyrate dehydrogenase — translated: MLTGKHAVITGSTSGIGLAMAREFAANGANVIINGFGDPAAIEKERVNIELEFDVKAHYINADLMQAGATREFIDAAAKALGGIDILVNNAGIQHTDLIENFPVDRWDAIIALNLSAVFHGTAAALPHMKKQGWGRIINIASAHGLVASVNKSAYVAAKHGVVGLTKVTALENAGNGVTCNAICPGWVRTALVEKQIQALAQKNGSDIETAAKELLAEKQPSLQFVTPKQLAGAAVFLCSEAADQMTGTTLTLDGGWTAR